A single window of Bombus pascuorum chromosome 1, iyBomPasc1.1, whole genome shotgun sequence DNA harbors:
- the LOC132906646 gene encoding transmembrane protein 14C: MPADILGYIYAATVAAGGVLGYVKAQSIPSLGAGLIFGSVLGYGAYQTSQDPTNIRVSIAATSLLGGIMGYRYYNTGKIMPAGIIALLSCLVFVKTIVRSFTGTALVNETLSKGSKTT, from the exons ATGCCTGCTGACATACTTGGATATATATATGCCGCTACAGTAGCGGCTGGTGGTGTACTTGGTTATGTAAAAGCCC aatcaaTTCCTTCTCTGGGAGCTGGACTTATCTTTGGATCCGTTTTGGGCTATGGAGCTTATCAAACTTCTCAAGATCCCACAAACATTAGAGTTTCTATAGCAGCAACTTCACTTCTTGGTGGAATTATGGGTTATCGTTATTATAATACTGGTAAAATAATGCCAGCCGGGATAATTGCTCTACTaag cTGTTTAGTATTTGTGAAAACTATTGTAAGGTCTTTTACTGGTACAGCCCTTGTTAATGAAACATTAAGTAAAGGAAGTAAGacaacataa
- the LOC132906634 gene encoding glutamate--cysteine ligase regulatory subunit isoform X2, with the protein MHLIETLKIILRDNEGTGENPLIIQGVEDNALQDINREDVKITVKVFISSADVNLLKEAVDQVCSFLNINAIESLVIAYSSKESPEELLESLKHLWTGVEEYVKIGKLSSVGLSDLNTNTFIDLFQWANIKPNIVQISLATCCVVPPALQTFTKENDVQLLTHNDPGQILPQEDLNGIFNANTNSYWITRYQIHLKCRGILSSKGYLIYVNKKTK; encoded by the exons ATGCAT ttaattgaaacgttaaaaattatacttcgAGACAATGAAGGCACTGGCGAAAATCCATTAATT attcaaGGTGTAGAAGACAATGCTTTGCAAGATATCAATAGAGAAGATGTTAAGATAACTGTGAAGGTATTTATTTCATCAGCTGATGTAAACCTACTGAAAGAGGCAGTAGATCAAG tttgtagttttctaaatataaatgCAATTGAATCTTTAGTAATTGCTTATTCAAGCAAGGAAAGTCCAGAAGAATTATTAGAATCATTGAAACACCTATGGACTGGAGTAGAAGAATATGTGAAAATTGGCAAATTATCAAGTGTTGGTTTAAGTGATCTCAACACAAATACGTTTATTGACCTATTTCAATGggcaaat ATAAAGccaaatattgtacaaattagTTTAGCTACATGTTGTGTTGTACCACCAGCTTTGCAGACATTCACTAAAGAAAATGATGTGCAATTATTAACACATAATGATCCTGGAC AAATTCTACCTCAAGAAGATCTAAATGGAATATTCAACGctaatacaaattcatattggATTACAAGATAccaaattcatttaaaatgtCGTGGTATTTTATCTTCAAAGGGTTACCTAATATATGTTaacaaaaaaacgaaataa
- the LOC132906634 gene encoding glutamate--cysteine ligase regulatory subunit isoform X1, with protein sequence MLSQNILVRTGNILSLNEAKAKASQNPTDELIETLKIILRDNEGTGENPLIIQGVEDNALQDINREDVKITVKVFISSADVNLLKEAVDQVCSFLNINAIESLVIAYSSKESPEELLESLKHLWTGVEEYVKIGKLSSVGLSDLNTNTFIDLFQWANIKPNIVQISLATCCVVPPALQTFTKENDVQLLTHNDPGQILPQEDLNGIFNANTNSYWITRYQIHLKCRGILSSKGYLIYVNKKTK encoded by the exons ATGTTATCTCAAAATATATTAGTTCGAACTGGAAATATACTTTCCTTAAAtgaagcaaaagcaaaagcaagtCAAAATCCTACAGATGAG ttaattgaaacgttaaaaattatacttcgAGACAATGAAGGCACTGGCGAAAATCCATTAATT attcaaGGTGTAGAAGACAATGCTTTGCAAGATATCAATAGAGAAGATGTTAAGATAACTGTGAAGGTATTTATTTCATCAGCTGATGTAAACCTACTGAAAGAGGCAGTAGATCAAG tttgtagttttctaaatataaatgCAATTGAATCTTTAGTAATTGCTTATTCAAGCAAGGAAAGTCCAGAAGAATTATTAGAATCATTGAAACACCTATGGACTGGAGTAGAAGAATATGTGAAAATTGGCAAATTATCAAGTGTTGGTTTAAGTGATCTCAACACAAATACGTTTATTGACCTATTTCAATGggcaaat ATAAAGccaaatattgtacaaattagTTTAGCTACATGTTGTGTTGTACCACCAGCTTTGCAGACATTCACTAAAGAAAATGATGTGCAATTATTAACACATAATGATCCTGGAC AAATTCTACCTCAAGAAGATCTAAATGGAATATTCAACGctaatacaaattcatattggATTACAAGATAccaaattcatttaaaatgtCGTGGTATTTTATCTTCAAAGGGTTACCTAATATATGTTaacaaaaaaacgaaataa